A stretch of Ursus arctos isolate Adak ecotype North America unplaced genomic scaffold, UrsArc2.0 scaffold_4, whole genome shotgun sequence DNA encodes these proteins:
- the LOC113256269 gene encoding olfactory receptor 5H2-like, whose amino-acid sequence MEKENATLLTELILTGLTYEPQWQIPLFLVFLVIYLLTVVGNLGLIALIWNDPQLHIPMYLFLGSLAFVDAWLSSTVSPKMLVNFFAKSKMISLSECMIQFFSLALSVTTECFLLATMAYDRYVAICKPLLYPVIMSNTLCIRLIHLSFLGGFLHATIHNAFLFRLTFCNSIIVHHFYCDIIPLFKISCTDPSINFLMVFIFAGSIQVFTILTVLVSYTLVLFTILKKKSLQGIRKAFSTCGAHLLSVSLYYGPLLFMYVRPGSAQAVGQDMIDSLFYTVIIPVLNPMIYSLRNKKVIDSLRKILKRNA is encoded by the coding sequence atggaaaaagaaaatgctacatTGTTGACAGAATTGATTCTCACAGGACTCACATATGAACCACAGTGGCAAATCCCCCTGTTCCTGGTGTTCTTGGTTATCTATCTTCTCACTGTTGTGGGGAACCTTGGTCTGATTGCTCTCATATGGAATGACCCTCAGCTTCACATTCCTATGTACTTATTCCTTGGGAGTTTGGCATTTGTGGATGCTTGGTTATCGTCCACAGTATCCCCCAAGATGTTGGTCAACTTCTTTGCCAAGAGCaagatgatctctctctctgagtGCATGATACAGTTTTTTTCCCTTGCACTTAGTGTAACCACGGAATGCTTTTTGCTGGCAACAATGGCATATGATCGTTATGTGGCCATATGCAAACCATTACTTTATCCAGTCATTATGTCCAATACCCTGTGCATCCGGCTGATACATTTGTCATTTTTAGGTGGCTTTCTTCATGCCACAATCCATAATGCTTTTTTATTCAGATTAACCTTCTGCAATTCCATCATAGTTCATCACTTTTACTGTGATATTATACCATTATTTAAGATTTCTTGTACTGACCCTTCTATTAATTTTCTGATGGTATTTATTTTCGCTGGGTCAATACAAGTATTTACCATTTTGACTGTTCTTGTCTCTTACACACTGGTTCTCTTTACAATTTTAAAGAAGAAGTCTCTACAAGGCATAAGgaaagccttctccacctgtggAGCCCATCTCTTATCTGTGTCATTATACTATGGCCCACTTCTCTTCATGTATGTGCGCCCTGGATCTGCACAGGCAGTTGGTCAGGATATGATAGACTCTCTATTTTACACTGTTATAATTCCTGTGTTAAACCCAATGATCTATAGCCTGAGAAATAAGAAAGTCATAGATtcactgagaaaaatattaaagagaaatgcTTAG